The genomic interval CAGGCGCTGGCGGAGGTGGGGGACCCCCAGCCGCGGATCCAGCTGCGCGTACGGCTGCGGGAACCTGCTCCGCAGGAGCCCGTCCATCTCGTACCGGCGCGCGAGCTTCAGCGGCGTGGCCCACCCCCGCGGCACGGGCGGATGAACGACCTCCGCCGCCGGGTGCCAGCGGATCTCCCCGCCGCTGGCGAGGATCTGGAACGCGAAGTCGCTGTCCTCCCGGAAGGGCACCGGATAGCGCTCGTCGAAGCGGATGCCCCGCTCGACGATCCAGGAGCGGTCGACCAGCAGGTTGCAGGTCGGGTAGCGCCCGCCGTCGCGGTTGTCGGTCTGGTGCGTGAAGGGTGTCCGTTGCGCCGCGGGCTCGACCACGGTCCGGCCCTCGACGGCGGCGGGCGGATCCGGCCCGTCGAAGGGCTCGAGCCCGCGGCGGAGCCAGCCGGCCCGCGGCAGCACGTCGGCGTCGAGCAGCGCAACGATCGGGGCGGCCGCCGCGTCGATCCCGCGGTTGCGCGCGGCGGCGGGCCCGGCGGGTTCCTGCCGCAGGACACGGAGCGCGAGCCCGGACCCCGCGGCGTGGGCGATGGCTCGGGCGTCGCCCACGCCCGCGGGCGTGCCGTCGTCGACGACGATCACCTCGAAGGCTTCGGCGCCCAGGTCCTGCGCGGCCAGGGCACCGACGGCGGCGGCGAGCCGGTCCAGGCCGCCGCGGACCGGGATCACCACGGCCGCGCGGGGGCCGCGGTCCGCGGATCCGGGCTCGGCGGGCGGGGCGGTCACGGCCGCAGCATGACCCGGATGGCCCGGCGCGGGTCCAGCCCGCTCCGCCAGCGGACCTCCCCCGCCGCCAGGCCCGCGGCCGCCGCGGCGCGGCGGGCCCGGTCGTCGAGCGGCTCGAGCGCGAGCACGGCGGCCGGCGGCACGCCCGCTTTCTCGAGCTCGCGGCCCGACATCGCCCGGCGGTCGGCGAGGAAGGCCAGCGTGGTGGCGGTGGAATTGTCGGCCAGCAGCACCGCGGCCGGCGGCGTGTTCGCGCGAAGCCACGCGGCGGCCTCGGCCACGGGCGCGACGCCGCCGTCGGCGTAGACCCGCAGCGGCTCGGGGCTGCGTTGCTCGTGGAGCACCTCCACGAGCGCCACGGCGTTCATCCCGATCGCGGCGGCGAGCGCCGCGGGCACCGCCAGCCGGAGCGGGCGCTTCCAAGCCCGCGGGGGGGCGGCGTGGACGGCGGCGTCCACGCGGGCGGCGAGCGTCCACCAGCCAAGCAGCAGCAGGGGGAGGATCGGCAGCACGTAGCGGTCGTGCACGCCGTAGGCGCTCCACTGCAGCACGAGAAGCGCGGGGAGGATCAGCCACAGCGGGCGGAGCGGGCGGCTCGCCGCCAGGGCGAGCCCCGCGGCGAGCAGCACGCAGGCGGCGGCGGTGGCGGCGGGGCCGACGTCCAGCGCGAACACCGCCTCGGGCAGGCTCTCGGTGACCAGCTCGGGCAGGCGCCGGGTGAGGGAGCGGTGCAGCCAGCGGCCCGGGTCGCCGCGGAGCCGGCCGAGCAGGACGCCCGCGTCGTCGCGCACCGCGGCGGAGGCGAGCCACGCGAGGCCCGCCGCCGCGGGCGCCCCCAGCAGCAGGGCCGCGAGCCGCCCCCGGGCCCGCGCGCGGGCCAGCTCCACCGCGAGCGCCAGCGCCACCGCCGCGGCGACGACCACCCAGACCGAGCGGAAGGCGGCGCAGCCCAGCAAGCCCCCGCCGACGAGCAGCCAGCCGGCGACCGGTCGCCGCGGGCGGCCGCCGGACGCCTCCCGCCACGCCCACCCCAGCAGCACGGCGAGGACGCCGGCGGCGAAGGGCAGGTCGGCGCGGGCGGCGAGGCCGTAGCTCAACCACGCCTCGCTCACGCCCAGCAGCCCCGTCACCACCACGGCCACCGGCCGCCCGGCCACGCGGCGGATCCAGAGGAAGCAAACCGCCAGCCCCGCCGCCCAGCAGGCGCCGACGAAGAGCACCGGCACGAGCACCGAGTCCGGACCAAGCAGCCGGAAGCCCGCGGCCGCGATCCACGGCAGGCCGATCGACAGCGGCGCGTCCAGCCCGTCGGGGTGCGTGAAGCCGGTGCCGCGGGCGATCGACCGGCCGACGGACAGCGCGACGGCTCCGTCGCTCTCGGGCCGCCAGCGGCCGTTGGAGAACGCCAGGAACCACAGCGCGAGCGCCGGCGGGAGCCACCGCCGGTTCCGATCCGCCCAGGCGAGGACGCGCGGGGCCGCTCCGGGCCCGCACGGTGCCTCCGCCGCGCTCGACCCGCCCGGTTCGCCCGCGGCGTTCAAGCCAACGCCTTCTCGATCATGCGCTCGTACGTCTCCGCCACGGACTCCACGCTGAAGCGCTCCAGCCACGACAGCGGCGTCGACGCGTGCCGCCCGGCCGCGGCGTCGGCGAGCGCGGCGTCCATCGCCGCGGCCAGCGGGGCGGCCTCGCCCACCGGGACGAGCCGGCCGTGCGTCCCGCCGTCGAGGATCTCCCGCGGGCCGCTGGGGCAGTCGGTGCTGACGACGGGCGTGCCCACCGCGAGCGCCTCGATGAGGACGGTGGGGAGCCCCTCGTAGCGGCTGGACAGGGCGAAGAGGTCGGCGGCGCGGAGGTTGCCCAGCGCGTCGGCGGTGAAGCCGGGCAGGTCGAAGCGGTCGTCGATGCCGAGGCGGCGGGCCTGCGCCCAGAGCTCGTCCATGCCGGCCCCGAGCCCGAAGATCACCAGCCGCGGAGCCGGCGTGTGCTCGAGCTGCGCGAAAGCCTCCAGCAGCAGCGGGAAGTCTTTCTGCACGCCGACGCGGCCCATGCCCAGCACCACCGGGCCGCCGGGCTCGCGGAAGAAGCGGTGCAGCGCGTCGCCGGCGGGCGGCGCGTCGTCGGCCCCGCCGCTCCGCCACGCGGCGAGCTCGGCGGCGGTCACCACGGCGTTGTAGACGACGGTGAAGCCCTCCCGCGGCAGGCCCGAGAGCTGCGCGTAGTCGTCGGCCACGCCCGCGGACACCGCCGCCCGCGCCGCGGCAAGGGGGTAGACCAGGCGGCAGGCCCGGTGGCTGTACCGCCGCGGCGAGAGCGGCCCCAGCTCCGCCAGCGAGGTGCTCCAGTTCGTGTGCTCGATGGGGATGCACGCCGTGCCGGCGAGCTGCGAACCGATCACCGACAGCTCGCAGTTGACGTGCTGGCTGGCGAGCACGCAGTCGGCGGGCTGCGCTCCGAGCGTCCTCCGCAGCCCCAGCACGCGGCCGGGCAGCGAGGTGGCGCCGGTCCGGTGCACGTCGATGCCCTCGGGGAAGAACCGGAAGGCCTCGGTGAAGCCGTCGCGGTCAAGCACCAGCCGCACCTCGTGCCCGCGATCCATCAGCCCCCCGGCGAGGTTGCCCATCGCCCGCTCGATCCCGCCCGCGTAGAGCCGGTGGAGGTGGATCACGAGCTTCATGCGGCGGTTTTAGCGGAAGCGGCAACCCGAGGAGCGACGCGGCCGGGGGTTGATCGGAAACCCGGGCGGGGCGCTAACGTCCCCCATCGACGCAGCCTCCCCCGATGAAGACGCCGGCGGCGGCGTGCTGCACCTCATCGCCCACCAGGCGCTGCTCGCGGGGCTGTGCCAATTCATCCCCGTGCCCTTCGTCGACGATCTCGCGGGCGACCGGGTCCGGCGGTCGCTGGTGGCGAAGCTGCTGGAGCGGAGGGGCCGCTCCTTCGGGGCGCCCGCCGTCAGGCCGCTCTACGCGGGGCCGCCGACCTCGGGCCTCGCACGGGCCGCCGGCTTCACGAAGTCGCTGATCCTCAAGCCCGTCAAGAAGCTGCTGCGGACGGTCTTCCTCTTCGTGACGATCCGCCGGGCGGTGCTCGACGCGGCCGCGGCGCTGCTGCTGGGCCGCAGCCTCGACCGCCGCCTCGCGGCGGGCGGCTTCGCGGACGGCACGCCCGCCGACCGGCTCGAGGCCGAGGCGGCGGCGCTGGAGGCGGCGGTCCGCGGCGTGCTCGGCTCGCCCGAGCGGCGCGGGCTGGTGCGGCTGGTCCGCGGGAGCTTCGCGGCGCTGCGGGAGGAGGGCCTGGACGGCCCGCCGACGCCCGCAGCGCTCGAAGCCGCCGGCGGCGACCCCGAGGGCGCGCTCTCGCGGAGGCAGCGCAGCCGGCTCGCCGCGGCCGCGGACCGGCTGGGGCGGGAACTCGGCGGCGGGGAGGCCGGCGGCGTGCTCGCCCGCCTCGACGCCGCCGTCGACGCTCGCCTCGGCAACTGAAGCATTCCGGCCCGGCAACCGATGACCGGCACTCCGGGCGGCGCAGGACGCGCCGCCCGCCCAGACGAACCTTTCGCGGGATCATGGCTTGAGCAGCATCCCGACGAACACGCCGCCCGCGGGCTCCGCCGACCGGCTTGCGCCGCAGGAGGCGCAGCCCACGCCGGTGCCGGATCCGGTCGAGGCCGGGCCCGCCCCGACGCCGAGCGGCGCCAACGCGGCGGCCCCGATGCGCTCGCTCCGCCAGCGGGCCGTCAACGGGGGGCTGTGGACCATCTTCGGCTTCGGGGGCGGCCAGGGCCTCCGCCTGGTGTCCAACATCCTGCTCGCCCAGGTGCTCCTCAAGGAGGACTTCGGCCTCATGGGCATGGTGTCGGTGGTCATGGCCGGCCTGCTGATGTTCTCGGACATCGGGATCGGCCCGGCGGTGATCCAGAACCGCCGGACCGACGACGCCTTCCTCAACACCGCCTGGACGATCCAAGCCGCCCGGGGGTTCCTGCTGTGGGCGGGGGCCGCGCTGCTGGCGGTCCCGGTGGCGGCCTTCTTCAGCGCCCCGTCGCTGGTGTGGGTGCTGCCGGTGGCCTCGGCCACGGCGGCGATCCAGGGCCTGCGGAGCACGAACTGGTTCAGCGCCAACCGGAACCTGTCGGTCCGCGGGATGATGTTCATCGAGCTCGGCACGGTGGTCGTGCAGGCGGTGGTGATGGTGGCCTGGGCGTACGGCGTGGACGCCTCGGTCTGGGCGCTGGTCGCCGGCGGCCTCGTGTCGACGGCCTTCCACACCGTCCTCAGCCACCTGCTGCCGGGCATCCGCAACCGGATCACGATCGACCGCGAGGCCGCCGGGGAGCTGATCCGCTTCGGCCGCTGGCTGTTCCTCTCGACGATCGTCACCTTCTTCGCGATGCACCTGGACAAGCTGTTCCTGGGTGCCTTCATGACGACGGGCGCCTTCGGCGTCTACTACATCGGCCAGCAGCTCGCGAACCTCGGGCCGACGCTGGCGTCGAAGGTCGCCCAGCTCGTCGGCTTCCCCACGCTCTCGGAGGTCCACCGGGGCCGGCCCGCCGAGTTCGACCGGCTGTTCCTGAAGCTGCGGGTGGCGTCGGTGCTGCCGATGATCGTGCTGCTGCAGCTGCTGGTGCTGCTGGGGCCGAGCCTCTTCTACCTGCTCTACCCCGTGCCGCTGTGGGGTGCCGGCTGGATCG from Phycisphaera mikurensis NBRC 102666 carries:
- a CDS encoding glycosyltransferase translates to MTAPPAEPGSADRGPRAAVVIPVRGGLDRLAAAVGALAAQDLGAEAFEVIVVDDGTPAGVGDARAIAHAAGSGLALRVLRQEPAGPAAARNRGIDAAAAPIVALLDADVLPRAGWLRRGLEPFDGPDPPAAVEGRTVVEPAAQRTPFTHQTDNRDGGRYPTCNLLVDRSWIVERGIRFDERYPVPFREDSDFAFQILASGGEIRWHPAAEVVHPPVPRGWATPLKLARRYEMDGLLRSRFPQPYAQLDPRLGVPHLRQRLYGLMAAAGIALLLLPIAWWIDGSTIEAVTGFFAVGIVWTATTLALLGGRPTLRSLRHAPAAAAVTLLVPLPWAIARLRGRWRFRGVEPHHPRTVDGSDPERRRSADPQPPAPAGG
- a CDS encoding glycosyltransferase → MKLVIHLHRLYAGGIERAMGNLAGGLMDRGHEVRLVLDRDGFTEAFRFFPEGIDVHRTGATSLPGRVLGLRRTLGAQPADCVLASQHVNCELSVIGSQLAGTACIPIEHTNWSTSLAELGPLSPRRYSHRACRLVYPLAAARAAVSAGVADDYAQLSGLPREGFTVVYNAVVTAAELAAWRSGGADDAPPAGDALHRFFREPGGPVVLGMGRVGVQKDFPLLLEAFAQLEHTPAPRLVIFGLGAGMDELWAQARRLGIDDRFDLPGFTADALGNLRAADLFALSSRYEGLPTVLIEALAVGTPVVSTDCPSGPREILDGGTHGRLVPVGEAAPLAAAMDAALADAAAGRHASTPLSWLERFSVESVAETYERMIEKALA
- a CDS encoding oligosaccharide flippase family protein, with translation MSSIPTNTPPAGSADRLAPQEAQPTPVPDPVEAGPAPTPSGANAAAPMRSLRQRAVNGGLWTIFGFGGGQGLRLVSNILLAQVLLKEDFGLMGMVSVVMAGLLMFSDIGIGPAVIQNRRTDDAFLNTAWTIQAARGFLLWAGAALLAVPVAAFFSAPSLVWVLPVASATAAIQGLRSTNWFSANRNLSVRGMMFIELGTVVVQAVVMVAWAYGVDASVWALVAGGLVSTAFHTVLSHLLPGIRNRITIDREAAGELIRFGRWLFLSTIVTFFAMHLDKLFLGAFMTTGAFGVYYIGQQLANLGPTLASKVAQLVGFPTLSEVHRGRPAEFDRLFLKLRVASVLPMIVLLQLLVLLGPSLFYLLYPVPLWGAGWIVQLLAIAGMTSLVGVSYGNAFMAKGHTLSNMLTVTAQVAITAVAVSAGFYLGGETGFLLALGVVQLAKHPVDAWLADRLGCWQPRFDLPVLALVVLLSLGAVAGSQALAPSSIALGAQVRAAAAELKSDVKQRLGLGLGLGTGGAEDAALGAGAPEPAAGREGPREAVRP